In Priestia megaterium NBRC 15308 = ATCC 14581, the following proteins share a genomic window:
- the hflX gene encoding GTPase HflX, with the protein MTAEMNTELERVILVGCQLHDDDERFEYSMDELASLTETAKGEVLVRLTQKRDRIHPATYIGKGKVEELVALEEELEPDLIVFNDELSPSQIRNLSAGLSARVIDRTQLILDIFAQRAQTREGKMQVELAQLNYLLPRLVGQGTALSRLGGGIGTRGPGETKLESDRRHIRRKIDEIKRQLKTVVSHRERYRERRKRNHVYQIAIVGYTNAGKSTIFNRLTEAGIFEENQLFATLDPTTRQYTLPSGLTALLTDTVGFIQDLPTTLVAAFRSTLEEVTEADLVLHVVDSSNPDYNNHEKTVHRLLEELNVTDIPMLTVYNKEDMQHELFVPSASTSLSMSAFKATDLVKLGERIQEEMKKEMAFFHVLLPAYEGKMLAELKTVSILESLKFNEETEKYQCKGYIAKEHPLYKKLQTFEES; encoded by the coding sequence TTGACAGCAGAAATGAATACTGAACTTGAACGCGTAATTTTAGTCGGATGTCAGCTTCATGACGATGACGAACGTTTTGAATATTCAATGGATGAGCTAGCATCTTTAACTGAGACTGCAAAAGGCGAAGTGCTGGTAAGGTTAACGCAAAAGCGCGATCGCATTCATCCAGCTACTTATATTGGAAAAGGGAAAGTAGAAGAACTTGTGGCTCTTGAAGAAGAGTTAGAGCCTGATTTAATTGTATTTAATGATGAATTGTCACCGAGTCAAATCCGCAATTTGTCAGCAGGGTTATCTGCGCGTGTTATTGACCGTACGCAGCTGATTTTGGATATCTTCGCACAGCGTGCTCAAACGCGAGAAGGAAAAATGCAGGTGGAACTGGCTCAATTAAATTATCTGCTGCCTAGGTTAGTAGGACAAGGGACCGCTTTGTCACGTCTTGGAGGCGGAATTGGAACAAGAGGTCCTGGTGAAACGAAACTTGAAAGTGACCGCAGACATATTCGCCGTAAAATTGATGAAATTAAGCGTCAGTTAAAGACAGTGGTAAGTCACCGCGAACGTTATCGAGAAAGACGTAAGCGTAATCATGTCTATCAAATTGCAATTGTGGGCTATACGAACGCTGGTAAATCGACGATCTTTAACCGCTTAACAGAGGCGGGTATTTTTGAAGAAAATCAGCTGTTTGCAACTCTTGATCCAACGACAAGACAGTATACGCTTCCGTCAGGACTAACGGCTCTTTTAACGGATACGGTTGGATTTATTCAAGATCTTCCAACAACGTTAGTAGCCGCGTTCCGTTCAACACTTGAAGAAGTAACCGAAGCTGACCTTGTTCTGCACGTGGTAGATTCTTCTAATCCAGATTACAACAACCACGAAAAAACAGTGCATCGCTTACTAGAAGAGCTGAACGTAACGGACATTCCGATGCTGACAGTTTACAATAAAGAAGATATGCAGCATGAACTATTTGTCCCATCCGCTTCCACATCTTTATCAATGAGCGCTTTTAAAGCTACTGATTTAGTGAAGCTTGGAGAAAGAATTCAAGAAGAAATGAAAAAAGAAATGGCGTTTTTTCATGTGCTGCTGCCGGCTTATGAAGGAAAAATGCTCGCTGAACTCAAAACGGTCTCTATTCTTGAGTCGTTAAAATTTAATGAAGAAACTGAGAAGTATCAGTGCAAAGGGTATATTGCAAAAGAGCATCCCCTTTACAAAAAGCTACAAACGTTTGAAGAAAGTTGA
- a CDS encoding trimeric intracellular cation channel family protein, translating to MTWDVLSIIGTIAFAISGAFIAMEEEYDILGVYILGIVTAFGGGAIRNLLIGVPVSALWEQGLFFQIALLSITATFLFPNNILKHWKRWGNFSDAIGLAAFAIQGALYATHMNHPLSAVIVAAVLTGSGGGIIRDLLARRKPTVLKDEIYAVWAIIAGFSVGLHITNTPVELYTLFILLVGLRMCSYIYKWRLPIKTIRQPNM from the coding sequence ATGACTTGGGACGTACTTAGCATTATTGGAACGATTGCCTTTGCAATCAGCGGAGCTTTCATTGCCATGGAAGAGGAGTATGATATTTTAGGCGTTTACATACTGGGAATCGTAACGGCTTTTGGCGGAGGAGCCATTCGAAACCTGCTTATTGGTGTACCGGTGTCTGCCCTTTGGGAACAAGGACTCTTTTTTCAGATTGCTTTATTATCTATCACTGCCACTTTTTTATTTCCAAACAATATCTTAAAACATTGGAAGCGATGGGGAAACTTTTCGGACGCCATTGGCCTTGCAGCATTCGCGATTCAAGGAGCGCTTTATGCCACTCATATGAACCATCCGCTTAGCGCGGTTATTGTAGCTGCGGTCTTAACAGGAAGCGGCGGGGGAATTATCCGAGATTTATTAGCACGCCGAAAGCCTACTGTTCTTAAAGATGAAATTTATGCGGTATGGGCGATTATCGCAGGATTTAGCGTAGGGCTGCATATTACAAATACGCCTGTAGAACTTTATACGTTATTTATCTTACTTGTAGGTCTTCGGATGTGTTCATATATTTACAAATGGCGCCTGCCGATCAAAACGATTCGACAACCAAATATGTAG